tcagagaggtcaattcACTTCACCAATGTCACGCGGCAACCACAACCCTGGGCtgggtcaggatttgaacccgagTTTGTTTGATGTGGGTCATTGCCCTGAAGCCCAAAGTTATTCAGGCCTTGACTATTAATCTATGTTTAAGAATctgaagagaaatgaagaattcacACTGATGGTCAGCTTGCCTCTGTTTAAGAAAACAAACGAAAAAAGCCCCAGAGATTCAACTGAAGTGATGTCATGGGGTTTCCAAAGCAGGCAATTAGTATAATTCATCCAAATCCACCAGCTCCGGCCCCACCCCAGTGCTCTAAATGCCCATCAGCCAAGGCCCCTGGGCATCCTTCCTGGGGGACACAGAGAGGTGAAACACACCTGCCCTGCAGAACCTGCCCAACTCCACTGCCATAACATTCCCTGGAGCCCATTCCAAGCTTCGTTAGTGAACAAGCCACAGGATATTCTGTGACACCCGGGGGCTCATTAAAAGTTGACACACAATTTCCATCTCCACCTcatttgtggaaattaaaaaaatatataccactAAGGATCAGCCATGGAGCTGAGGCAGAAGAGGTCAGATGCACACCTCAGGGTGAAGGTGCAGACAGAGCCTCAGGTCCACCCCACTCTGGAGGAATGGTCCCCAGAGAGTTTTCTCACTTACTCTCAAGCCCAAACTTTAATTAGTAGCAAGAGATGCAAGTGGGAGTTAGAAACGGCCTTCTCTTACCCCAAGGCACAAAATTCCCAGAGCTCCAAGCAGCCAAATGCTGCAGCACGCGCTGTGGAGCCCTGGGCAGCAGACCCCACAGCAAACAAAGCATCTGGCGTTGCATCCTGCTGGACGGCTGCAGCTTCTGCCTCCTTGACCACAATGCTCACTGCGCTGTGTGATATAGATTCCTTGTTCAACACCCCCCCTCCCCTGCTAGGCTGGCCGCCCCGGGGGCCGGACCACTCTGGACTTGCTCACCATTGTGTTTCCTGGCAcctaataggtgctcaataaacacttgctgAGGAAACAGGCAAATGACTCTCTCATTTCCCCATGGAAAGTCTGTGAGCTGCAAAATCCTTCTGAAATGTGAATGGCTGTTCCCTAAAGTACCTGAAAATCACTTTCAGGTGTGGTTGGCATCATAGGGACCAGCCTGCCCTTGTGTTTGTATCATAGCCAGTGTCCCCCACACAAATGAGTGTCATCTTGTGGCTGTTGGGGTTATGGAGTGAGGTCCTTTTTTTGGACTCCCGCCTGTCCTTTTAGGCTGCCATGAGCCACTCACCCCTCCTTGCTGCCCAAGCCTTCTGTCATATTGGCCTTCTTTTGTTCCTCAAATGGACAATCATCTTCCCACCTCAggtcctttgcacatgctgttccctctgcccaatGCACCCTTTCCTCTCACTCTACCTCTAAAGCAGAAAGTCTCAGCTGAAATGCCACCTTCTCCATGAAGCACCCCAGCCTATTCTCTGTGGATTAGGTCATTGAGCTCTCCCTGATCTGAGACCCCAGTTCCATTTCCTGACCTCTGACCACACAGAAGCATCAATAAAAGATCTTTCTCCTAAGTCCTGGCTCCATTTCTAGGCTTAACATCTGTCCCTCTGATGTCCTTTCCTGATTTGGACTGTGCCAAGGAAATTCCCTCAAATTCTGGATCTTCTGCTCTCCCAGTGGGACAGAGCTTGGAGGAAAGTGTTGGCTGGACCCTCAGTCCAGGCTGGCATCTGCCCTTGCCAAGCTGGCTGCCCAACCCCTTCCTGGCATCTCCTTCCAGCCCACTCTCCCCCTGGGGGCTAGAAAATGGTTCTAAGGTGCCTTCAAGCCTCTTCACATTTTGGCCCTGTtctgacttcccagcctcccctaACCCCGTTCCGGGCACTTCAcgcctttgctcatgctggttCCTCTGCCTGTGATTCCCTCCCTGCACTGTGTGCCAGGGACTGCTGTTCATACGTCAAAGTTCAGCCCAGATGGCACCTCCCCATTCTTCCGCCTGCGTTGTAGGGTCTCAGGGCACTGTGCATGTACTTCATTCATTAGTTTCTTCAGtgcatatttattgaatatttcctATGTGGCAGGAACCTTCTCAGTGCTGGAAACACAGCATGGAACCAGTGAGACACTGTCCCTCCCCTCTTGAAGTCACAGTTTAGTGGGAGACACTGACCGacaaccaggcaaggacaacacctTATGATAGGGGACTCTTAGTCCCCCGGGGGTTAAGAGTCAGAAAGGCATCTGACCCAGCCAGGGGTGGAAGAAtcatggaaggcttcctggaggaggtgacatgtgATCTGAGACCAGTCGATTAAGACAAATGAGCGAGGAGTGAGGTATGCATGGGCACCTGGGATGAGAGAGGGTCTGGCACTCTCAAGAAACTGAAAATGCTCCCATCTCATTTAGACTAGAGATACAAAGTGGGGGTGCTGTgttggaagaggggagggagttgAGGGAGGAAATTGGAGAGGCTAACAAGGACCAGACTGCACAGAGCCTTGTAGGCTGCAGTGAGGCGTCTGGGCACTGTGGAGCCATGGCTGGTTCTAAGCAGGGGAAGGATGCAATGTAGTTTATTTAGCAGGATCCCTCTGGCGTTGTGTAGGGAATGGATGTGGAGGCAAGAGCTGATGCAGAGAGCTGAATCAGGAAGGATGCTGTAGTGGGTTTAAATAGTGTCCCTCAGAAATTCATGTCCACTtgtaacctcagaatgtgacctcatttggaaatagggtctttgcagatgtaatgagGTAAGGATCTCATGATGAAGTCATCAGGGTTTAGGGTCGGCCCtagatgactggtgtccttatagggagaggagaagacacacagagacacaaggAGAAGTCCATGTGAAGACGTAGGCAGAGACTGGCGTGACGCAGTCAGGGCTGCCAGAGGCCACTGGAAGTCAAGAGAGCAGCATAGCACAGATTCTCCCTCGGAGCCTCCAGAAGCAACCAACCCTGTCCACACCCTGATTTGGATttttggcttccagaactgtgagagaatcgatttccattgttttaagccatccggCTGGTGGTTATTTGTTTCatcagccctagaaaactaacacaggGGCTGATGCTCTCTTCCAGATTATATGTGCTTGCATCAGGCTGGGGTCTTGGAGATGAGAATATGGGGAATGGAGAAGAGTAAACACCGAGCTCCATTTCGGCCCAAGAGCCAGGCGAGCCTGGTTGCTCACAGCTGTAACGGCCTGGCACTGTCTCATCCTTCCTTCCCAGTCCTTCAGCCCAGGGCAGCCTGGGTCCAGAGCAGAACCATGCTTTAGAGACTCCAGCTCTGGCCGGGCCTCTGATTCCCACAGGGGCCACACATCAGCCCCTCTTTTGGACCACCCCCAGTAGATGGGACCCAGGATTTCCCCATCAAAGCGGGCAcaggcctgctctgggggcctgTGCTGTCCTCTCCGGGATGGCCCAGGGGTGCCTGGCTACCGGATGTGGACCGGGCTTGGGCTTTGGAGATGGGATGTCCACACTGGACCCTTCCGGAGAGGGAAGGAGCCCCGCGGTTGAGAGAATAGGGAAGTGGCCGCAGCTTCCTTTTGTATTCCTTCCGCCACCCAGTTAGGGACAGTCTCGTCCCCTTTATCTTCCAATCTAACAATCTTCTTTGGCGCCTCAGAAGAGCCCAGCTCCGAGCTGGGCGCAAAGGGCTGTCAGGGAAGGTTTGGAGGCTGCGTGTATCTCTGTGGGCGGGTCCCAGGGAAGTCTCCCGAGGCCCGGCTAGACTCTGGGGCCCTGAAGGCAGCCCAGCCCGCGTCCTGCACCTGGCTCCCGGGGGATGCCTTTGGAAGGCTCCTCtagagaagacagggataaagcgAGGGTGCAGCCTCCGGCAACGCCCACCCCCATTCCGAGCTCCCCGTGTGAGTGAGGAGGCCCAGGTCCTCCTCTGCTTCCCCCTCAGGGCGCTCCCCGCGGCCGCCAATAGAGGAGACCGCGCGCCCCTGGATGCTTTCCTGGAGAAGGTGATGCAAGCACGGCATAGGGGAAGGGCTGTGGGCAATAGGAGTGCTGGCGGTGGATCTTGGGGTCCGGAAGCCAGCTAAACAAAGTTCGCCGCAAGCAGCGCCTGAGCGGAGGCTCCTTATTCCTGAGAGGTGCATTCAGCCGCCTCTGCGCGCTCGCAGCCCATGCGCATTTGTGCGCACGGTGGTTGTCTCCGCAGATCGTAGGGTGAAAGTTGCCTGTTAGACACCGACGTTAGTCGTCATCTTCTGGTTTCTGCTGTGTCGTGCTGTGACAGTGTATGTCTGTGTGCCTGTGGCCGGGACTCTCTGCAGGTGTGAGTCCATCCTCACGGGCGGAGTCTCTGCATCTCTGTAAGTGCACGGGTCTGAACGCGGCCCACGTGCATGCGAGCCTGCTGTGTGCATATCTGGTGTAAGGGCCTACAGCACCTGCGTGTGTggggagaggtgggaggtggaatGAGGGTATGTGGAGGTGTGGGGCACATACGTGTGAGAGACGCAGGGAGCACCCAGGCCCCAGCCTATAGGAACAAGAGGCCGCCCAACCCCTGAGTAGAGCTTTCCTGAAGTGCCTCCCCTTTTGTTCTCACACACACCCAAGTGGAGGCTCAGCGGCTGCCAAGGACAGGAGCAGGAAGGCTGAACAGGAGGCAGTGGGTTCTCCCTCCCtatctcagggctggccctggacaCTCTCTCCCTTTCTGGGGACAGGCTGGGCTGTGAACCAAGGGAGAGACTCTGCAGAGGTAGAAGAGGGCTGagaaattgaggtaaaattcacataatacGGCATTAACCATCTtagagtgaacaattcagtggcatttagtacattcacagtgtgcaaccatcacctctatctagttgcaaaatattttcatccCTCCAAAGGAAACCTTGTcctgttagcagtcactccccatatgccctgcccccagctcctggcaaccactagtctgcctgtagtctctatggatttgcctattttccTTATTTCATATTGATGGAATCAGACAACCTTTTGCGCTGGctttttcacatagcataatgttttcaaggtttatccatgttgtagcgtgtatcagtatttcattttttgtgtaaaacatacatataaaatttaccgttttaactattttttattgaggtcatattggcttataacattgtgtacattGTTATATCTCAGCTTCTGTATAATatgcagttcagtagtgttatatgttcacattgttgtgtaatagatctccagaactcttcatcttgcaaaatggAAACTCTATACACATTAAACAAAACTACCCATTTCACGCTCCACCCAGCCGTTGGCAAGCACCACtcaactttctgtttcttttatttatttatttatttatttatttatttatttatttatttatttatgtatttatttatttcccccaaagccccagtagatagttgtacatcatagctgcacatccttctagttgctgtatgtgggacgaggcctcagcatggccggagaagcagtgtgtcggcgcacgcccgggatccaaacccgggccgccagcagtggagcacgcgcactcaaccgctaagccacgggccggcccatcaactttctgtttctatgaatttgactactttagatacctcgtataaatggaatcatacaggatttctctttctgtgtctggcttattccactcagaataatgtcctcaagtttcatccatgttgtagcatatgacaaaatttccttccttttaaggctgaataatatttcattgtatatatatttaatgcttatccattcatcggtcaatggacatttgtgttgcttccacatcttggctgttgtgaatagtgctgctgtgaatatgggtgtgcaaatatctcttcgagatcctgctttcaattcctttgcatatacatccagaagtgggatcactggatcatatggtagttctatttttaattttttgaggaatagtcATACCGCTTTTCATAGCTGTTGcgccattttacaatcccaccaacaatgggcaagtgttccaatttctccacatccttgccattttaaagtgtacaattcagtggaatttagtacattcacagtgttgtgcaaccaccacctctatttaATTCCAAGACATTTCACCACCCAAAAAGGAAATCTcgaacccattagcagtcactccccattccaccCTATTCCCATTCCCTGGCAGccattaatctgctttctgtcttgatGCATTTACCTGTTCCGGATATTTCAAagaaatggagtcatacaatatgtgatcttttgtggctggcttctttcactgagcataaggtctttgaggttcatccatgttgtagcatgtatcaatacttcattcctttgtatggCTAAATgagatttcattgtatggatagaccacattttgtttatcaatttatccattgatccattttgcatttaaaaacaaaCGTATTTTGCATGAAGTCTGTTTGTGGCCATggccaagaaagagagagacagagagagtgccAGAGCAGAGAGAAAGGCTCCTGAAGGAGCAGGTGCCCAGAAAGAGAGCTGCCCTCCCAGGGAACTGGGACAGATGTGACTCTGTTGCCActcagggaagaagagagaaccCGTGGCTGAGAGCCTTGGTTTCTCCATGAAGCAGGAGGTTGGGGAGAGGAGAGTGGGGCAGGGgctctgggagaggggaggagattcAAAGGATAGCATTGGGAAGTGACCAGAGATAGAGGGCCCAGCGAGAGTCAGAGAATGGGGCTCTACAGTGATGCCCATCACTGCCACATCCTTGTGAGGGACTTGTACAAGTTAGACCAAACAACAACAGTAGTAGCTAAGAGCTTAAtgagcatcatctcatttaagcaCCATAGTGGCCCTGCGGAATAAGGTTATTCTTCCATTTTCCGGGTAAGCTAGTAAGGAGTGGTGCTGAGAATGAAACAGAGCCTACATCCTTTCCATGCCACAGGGGAGAGATGACTTCCAGTTGGAGGTAGCGATTAGGGAGTAGCTTGTCCTTAAAATTCAGGAAGGATTTGGACTCATAGAGATGGGGAGAAGCAGAGAGCGACCAGCATGCTCAAAGGCAGAAAAGCATGGTGGGGGCGGTCATGCATGGAgttaacaatagtaataataattgttaTCAGTATTATcttttattgagttcttactagGTGCCAGGACGTGTGCTAAGCACTTAAGGTGCATGATATTATTTAAACATCAACACATTATTACGAGCACCATTTTGCAGAGGGAATAACCATGGCTTGGAGAGGTGAAGGAGCCTGTCCGGGAAATACTCCCAGGTAGGGCTCACTGCAGATCCTGAGTTCCTACCCAATGGGccttcttctctctcccccaacGGGTGTGGCCGCCATGCTGGGGCTAAACCACACCCCCGTGTCTGAATTCATCCTCATCGgcttctcccccttcccccaccttCAGCTGATGTTCTTcctgctgttcctgctgatgtacCTGTTCCCGCTGCTGGGGAACCTGCTCATCATGGCCACCATCTGGAGAGAGCGCAGCCTCCACACGCCCAGGTACCTCTTCCTGTGTGCTCTCTCCATCCCCGAGACCCTCTACACCTTCACCGTCATCCCCCGCATGCTGGCTGACCTGCTCTCCACCCACCACTCCATCAGCCTCACAGCCTGTGCCAGCCAGATGTTCTTCTCCTTCACGTTTGGGTTCACCCGCTCCTTCCTGCTTACCATCGTGGGCTACGACTGCTACATGGCCATCTGCCACGCCCTGTGCTGCAAAGTGCTCATGAGCCCTGGTAGCTGTGCCTGCCTGGTGGCCTGGTCCTGGGCTGGTggctcagtcacggggctggtgGTGACAAGGGCCATTTTCCACCTCACCTTCTGTGGGCTCAGTGAGGTCCACTATTTCCTATGTCAAGTGCCACCACTGTTGAAGTTGGCCTGTGGAAATAATGTACCAGGTGTGGCCCTGGGCATTGGCCTGGTGTGTATCACAGTCTTATTGGGCTGCTTGCTCCTCGTCCTCCTCTCCTATGCTTTCAGTGTGGTCACCATCTTGAAGATGCCATCAGCTGAAGGTCGGCACAAAGCCATCTGCACGTGTGCGTCTCACACTATTATAGTCGTTGGGCACTACGGCTTTGCCTCTGTCATCTACCTCAAGCCTGAGGGTCTCCACTCTTAGGAAGGCAACACCCTGATGGGCATCTCCTACACGGTCCTCACACCCTTCTTGAGCCCCATCATCTTCAGCCTCAGGAACAAGGAGCTGAAGAACGCCATGAAGAGGACCTTCCTCAGCAAACTCTATCCCTCCAGCATCTGAGTGGCCAGTGTTGAGGTAGTTTTAGAATATGATAGAAGGATGACCATACCCTCATCTGCACAGTGAGGCTAATAATGATTACCTTGTAAGAGTGGTGTAAATATCTGTGTCTGTGTGACAACACCcatcatatagtaggtgctcaataaatgttaacttttttttcttcttctcccttggtctgtgtgtctgatATTAGCTTCATTTTTTAAtccaacagctttattgagatataattcacttaCCATACAACTCActcatttaaaaatcacaattcaATTGGtctttagtatattcataaagtTATGCAATCACCATCacaattaatttaaaacatttttgtcaccTACAAGAGaaacccatacccattagcagtcactctccctttcctcctcaaCTCCCTTACCCCTCAACCACTAGGAAACCActtatctactttctgtctactttgcctattctggacttttcatataaatggattcatataaatggattcatacctTATGTGGTCTTTTTGACTggattctttcactcagcataatgtgttcaaggttctttcatgttgtagaatgtatcagaacttcattcctttttattgacaaatagtattccactgtgtggatatactacatttcatCTATCTATTGATTACTTAATGAACATTTCAGTGTTTCTATTTTTACTaatttgaataatgctgctacgaacatttgCGTACAAGTTTTTTCTTGTATATATGGTTTCATTCATGTTGTGTATATAccaaggaatggaattgctgggtcaaatggtaactccatgttgaatatttttagaaacttccaaagtgttttccaaagtggctgcatcattttacgttcccaccagcagtgtaggagggttCAAATCTCTCCATATCTTTGCCAACAGTTCTTAttatctgtcttgttaattatagctctCTTCgtgggtatgaggtggtatcttattgtgattttgatttgcatttctctaataagatgttgagcatcttatcACATGCTGTTGACCACTTCTATATATTCTTGGAGAAATTCTATTGAgatattatacccattttttaaattgagtggtTTGTCTTTTTGTCATTGCgttgtaataattctttatattttctagttaGAAGTCCCTTACTAGATaggtgattttcaaatattttctcacattctatgagttgtcttttcattctcttgttgGTATTCTTTTcagtacaaaatattttaattctgatgacatccaatatatgtattattttcttttgttgcttatgcttttagtGTCACGTCTAAATGTCTAATAAACTATTGATTAATCCAAGGTCATGGAGATTCACACCTATGTTGTATTctaataattttatagttttagttcttacagttaagcctttgatccattttgagttaatttttatagcgTGAGCTAGGGACTGAATCTTAGTTCTGACTGGGTTCAGCGTGGTTGCAATCTCCTAGAAAATGACCATGTCTGTGAACTTCCATCTGTTATCCATGCCTGTGATTATATAATATCGTGAGTGAGAGGGAATCATCACGTACATGTGTGGGCGTGTACATTATTGAGATTGAATTAGCAAACAATAGCATTATTTCTGGTTATTGGGCTGCTGCCAGTGCTGCTGTTATAGCAACAGTAAAAAAAGTCATAGTCACTATATGAGTATAAACTATATGTGGAGCAGTAAACTATATTCGGTACTTTAATATAgcatctctttatttctaaaaacctgtgaagaaaaaaaagattgtgcTAGGAAAAAATGGCTTCTTATTTATAATTTTCCACTGCCTTTGAAATCCTAGGAATAGACTTGTTTCTGAGCTGAGCATTGGGTATGaggatggaggggaggggagagagatagattgattgattgatttctcTACATAAGCAGTGGAATAGAGAGAGGTAcccaggaaagagaaagggaagaagtgGTGGCTGCACCTGATAGGGTTACAGGCTCTGCTTGGTGGGAAAATGAAGAatgggagagagagatgaagatcCTAGTGCTGGTAGTAGTGGTATCtttaaggaaagagagagaagatgatgGCTCAGAGCCTGGTGAAGAACTCAGTGCAAAGAATACAGGTGttaaaagtagttttaaaaagagTTTTCATGCAACATTGGTTGTAAGGCTTCTTCCCCATTTCCCTATGAAACGTCCAGTAATATGTCATCGCCGTTATTTTGCTGAGCTGAATTTATTTGGTGAGTGCATCGATGTTGGATCTTATTTCAAAGTGACCACAGGAGGAAACAGTCTCCCCACTTGGAGTCTATTCCTCCTCATACTGGCTCACACAAACAAATGAGAGAGGGCATCTTCCATGT
The Diceros bicornis minor isolate mBicDic1 chromosome 20, mDicBic1.mat.cur, whole genome shotgun sequence genome window above contains:
- the LOC131418878 gene encoding LOW QUALITY PROTEIN: olfactory receptor 10H2-like (The sequence of the model RefSeq protein was modified relative to this genomic sequence to represent the inferred CDS: substituted 1 base at 1 genomic stop codon), giving the protein MLGLNHTPVSEFILIGFSPFPHLQLMFFLLFLLMYLFPLLGNLLIMATIWRERSLHTPRYLFLCALSIPETLYTFTVIPRMLADLLSTHHSISLTACASQMFFSFTFGFTRSFLLTIVGYDCYMAICHALCCKVLMSPGSCACLVAWSWAGGSVTGLVVTRAIFHLTFCGLSEVHYFLCQVPPLLKLACGNNVPGVALGIGLVCITVLLGCLLLVLLSYAFSVVTILKMPSAEGRHKAICTCASHTIIVVGHYGFASVIYLKPEGLHSXEGNTLMGISYTVLTPFLSPIIFSLRNKELKNAMKRTFLSKLYPSSI